One genomic segment of Actinoplanes ianthinogenes includes these proteins:
- the lipA gene encoding lipoyl synthase: MLRIEARNAETPIERKPPWIKVKAKMGPEYTQMRGLVQKEGLHTVCQEAGCPNIYECWEDREATFLIGGDQCTRRCDFCQIDTGKPAEFDADEPRRVGESVATMGLRYATVTGVARDDLPDGGAWLYAETVRQIHKLQPGCGVELLIPDFNAEPEQLAEVFGARPEVLAHNVETVPRIFKRIRPGFRYERSLDVITQARAAGLVTKSNLILGMGEERAEISAALRDLHAAGCELITITQYLRPTPRHHPVERWVKPEEFVELREEAEQIGFAGVMSGPLVRSSYRAGRLYRQALDARG; this comes from the coding sequence ATGCTGCGCATCGAGGCGCGCAACGCCGAAACTCCCATCGAGCGGAAGCCGCCGTGGATCAAGGTCAAGGCGAAGATGGGTCCGGAGTACACCCAGATGCGCGGGCTGGTGCAGAAAGAGGGTCTGCACACGGTCTGCCAGGAGGCAGGCTGCCCCAACATCTACGAGTGCTGGGAAGACCGCGAGGCGACCTTCCTGATCGGTGGTGACCAGTGCACCCGCCGCTGCGACTTCTGCCAGATCGACACCGGCAAGCCGGCCGAGTTCGACGCCGACGAGCCGCGCCGGGTCGGTGAGTCGGTCGCCACCATGGGCCTGCGTTATGCGACGGTCACCGGCGTGGCCCGCGACGACCTGCCCGACGGCGGCGCCTGGCTCTACGCGGAGACCGTCCGCCAGATCCACAAGCTCCAGCCCGGCTGCGGCGTCGAGCTGCTGATCCCCGACTTCAACGCCGAGCCCGAGCAGCTCGCCGAGGTGTTCGGCGCGCGGCCCGAGGTGCTCGCGCACAACGTCGAGACGGTCCCCCGGATCTTCAAGCGGATCCGCCCCGGCTTCCGTTACGAGCGCTCCCTCGACGTGATCACCCAGGCCCGCGCGGCCGGCCTGGTCACCAAGAGCAACCTGATCCTCGGCATGGGCGAGGAGCGCGCGGAGATCTCCGCCGCCCTGCGCGACCTGCACGCGGCCGGCTGCGAGCTGATCACCATCACGCAGTACCTTCGTCCCACCCCGCGGCACCACCCGGTCGAGCGCTGGGTCAAGCCGGAGGAGTTCGTCGAGCTGCGCGAGGAGGCCGAGCAGATCGGCTTCGCCGGTGTGATGAGCGGTCCCCTGGTCCGCTCGTCGTATCGGGCGGGCCGGCTCTACCGCCAGGCCCTCGACGCCCGGGGCTGA
- a CDS encoding DUF4097 family beta strand repeat-containing protein: protein MMQKFATPAPISAVLDVPAGRIQLIAADRADTTVEVRPANPGKSRDVKAAERTTVSYTDGVLRVHAPEAKHQFIGSPGSLEITVQLPAGSHVEATADATELRGVGRLGNLAFDGAYRQIKIDEATGVRLTAVDGDVEVGRLNGPAEITTTRGDIRIAEAKRGTVVLSTQSGSISVAVAPGVSAALDAGTSFGRISNSLRNDGTADLDIRATTSYGDITAHSL, encoded by the coding sequence ATGATGCAGAAGTTCGCCACCCCGGCCCCGATCTCCGCCGTCCTGGACGTTCCGGCCGGCCGGATCCAGCTCATCGCCGCGGACCGCGCCGACACGACCGTCGAGGTCCGGCCTGCGAATCCCGGCAAGAGCCGCGACGTCAAAGCCGCCGAGCGGACCACCGTCAGCTACACCGATGGGGTCCTGCGGGTGCACGCCCCCGAGGCCAAGCACCAGTTCATCGGCTCGCCCGGCTCCCTGGAGATCACCGTGCAGCTGCCGGCCGGCTCGCACGTCGAGGCCACCGCCGACGCCACCGAGCTCCGCGGCGTCGGCCGGCTGGGAAACCTCGCGTTCGACGGCGCCTACCGCCAAATCAAGATCGACGAGGCCACCGGCGTGCGCCTGACCGCGGTGGACGGCGACGTCGAGGTGGGCCGCCTGAACGGCCCGGCCGAGATCACGACCACCCGCGGCGACATCCGGATCGCCGAGGCCAAGCGCGGCACCGTGGTGCTGAGTACCCAGTCCGGCAGCATCTCGGTCGCCGTCGCCCCCGGCGTCTCGGCCGCGCTGGACGCCGGCACCTCGTTCGGCCGGATCAGCAACTCCCTCAGAAACGACGGCACCGCCGACCTCGACATCCGCGCCACCACCTCCTACGGCGACATCACCGCCCACAGCCTCTGA
- a CDS encoding PQQ-binding-like beta-propeller repeat protein, producing MLIDLDVPPAPAPERSRRAIPWRRIRAAAVAAVLLLLGAAAAPPRIASFPRIGGTGGHASTNVLLTPEALYTVQPADGGDGVDLVAQPMRPGGPDWRIETGLSGGPDLRLFRSGPVLVAADATEFRVLDAATGKDVWSPLGPATVTGDRVLLGDSGDDGASLLRLADLATGRILWTRRGAADLAMLDPTGRYLLTLEGLLGAEVRSAADGRVLAHRSVRESIDPDNPLAVLAGDQAYVMGPNTLTALHLPDLTPVWAKPASVLMPRDAVTCGALLCVQGDRGLTGVDPRTGAVRWTADGWHDYAGGVARSLDGRLVLIDPATGRVTRRLGRGQVTDGLLLRAAGDHTEVTDLRTGLVYGTLPRVLPFGCTAAGDLVACQDQGATSVFRIRRGS from the coding sequence GTGCTGATCGACCTCGACGTGCCCCCGGCGCCCGCCCCCGAGCGGAGCCGCCGGGCCATCCCGTGGCGCAGGATCCGGGCCGCGGCGGTGGCCGCCGTGCTGTTGCTGCTCGGCGCCGCCGCCGCACCACCCCGGATCGCGTCGTTCCCGCGGATCGGCGGCACCGGGGGCCACGCCTCGACGAACGTTCTGCTCACCCCGGAGGCGCTGTACACCGTGCAGCCGGCCGACGGCGGGGACGGCGTCGACCTGGTCGCCCAGCCGATGCGGCCGGGCGGCCCGGACTGGCGGATCGAGACCGGGCTGAGCGGTGGGCCGGATCTCCGGCTGTTCCGCTCCGGCCCGGTGCTGGTGGCCGCCGACGCGACCGAGTTCCGCGTGCTGGACGCGGCGACCGGGAAGGACGTCTGGTCGCCGCTGGGCCCGGCGACCGTGACCGGCGATCGGGTGCTGCTCGGCGACTCCGGCGACGACGGGGCCTCCCTGCTGCGCCTGGCCGACCTGGCGACCGGCCGGATCCTCTGGACGCGGCGCGGCGCGGCGGACCTTGCCATGCTCGACCCGACCGGGCGGTACCTGCTGACCCTGGAGGGCCTGCTCGGCGCGGAGGTGCGCTCGGCCGCCGACGGGCGGGTGCTGGCGCACCGGTCGGTGCGCGAGTCGATCGACCCGGACAACCCGCTGGCCGTGCTCGCCGGCGACCAGGCGTACGTGATGGGGCCGAACACGCTGACCGCGCTGCACCTGCCGGACCTGACACCGGTCTGGGCGAAACCGGCGAGCGTGCTGATGCCGCGGGACGCGGTGACCTGCGGCGCCCTGCTCTGCGTCCAGGGTGATCGGGGCCTGACCGGGGTGGACCCGCGCACCGGCGCGGTCCGCTGGACCGCCGACGGGTGGCACGACTACGCCGGTGGCGTGGCGCGGTCGCTGGACGGGCGGCTGGTCCTGATCGACCCGGCGACCGGCCGGGTGACCCGCAGGCTGGGCCGCGGCCAGGTGACCGACGGGCTGCTGCTGCGCGCGGCCGGTGACCACACCGAGGTCACCGACCTGCGCACCGGCTTGGTGTACGGCACGTTGCCCCGGGTGCTGCCGTTCGGCTGCACCGCCGCCGGAGACCTGGTGGCCTGCCAGGATCAGGGGGCCACCAGCGTCTTCCGGATCAGAAGAGGGTCGTGA
- a CDS encoding helix-turn-helix transcriptional regulator, producing the protein MTTVSSHSEILVARDGELATLHDTLRRVRAGEPAVLLVGGEAGVGKTRLVEEFTRGLAGEPVRVLTGQCLELGEEGLPFAPFAAALRELVRREGREVFEGRESDFARLLPELGPASAFGESHRGLLFELVGSLFARLGTERPVVLVLEDLHWADRSTRDLIGFLVRSARAPRLMLLGTYRTDELHRGHPLRPFVAELERVRGVQRLEIDRLDREGTAELLGHLIGGEPEPQTVDAVSRRAQGIPFFIEQLAASADPACSDIPETLRDLLLSRVDLLPEPAQRMLRVAAVGGTRIGHELIAQVAGVDEITCESALRVVVAAQLIVFDPDGGYEFRHALVREAVHDDLLPGEHTRLHARYAEAIEADPRLVPAGRAAAEIAHHWHAAHNRPRALVAAKRAADEACRRFAYAEQARLLDRVLELWEQVPEAAELLGAGHLDLLEETALVAIESGELHRALSLTRAALSDLDAGAEPLRTARLLVRRAKLLRTAGKSDGFAETKEAYRLLTGSPDGHTRTELLGEVAYLFASMDGDEVRRIWEQVRAAVDQLGDASAQVYAEITKGQVCAGWTPAADGLPILLAAVEQARACGDDQALSRGLVNVSDVLFELGRYADSAEAAAEGVPHAMRYGVSRTTGVYLLANQAEALLALGRWDEADARLAEAARQDPPGLMALPWLRLRARLRLARGHARAEQVLTRATGMLGKPYLPCEKRLWMLELRILAALAAGDAPAAVAAARVAVGDTGLLDRPRYAWQVLATAARAVSLAREPAPGQGVAVDTVEQLAERIRAAAARLPRRYPAELAGAAQVGAELDGGAERWTAAVAAWRVDGQPFELATALIRSAEAHAADRSAAAAALAEGTAIATGLGAAPLLEAAETLARRLGVRPAAAESAVDEVLTAREREVLHLVAEGQSNGQIAQRLFISPKTASVHVSRIIAKLEVTNRVEAAAVARRLHLIDD; encoded by the coding sequence ATGACGACGGTCAGCAGCCACAGCGAGATCCTGGTCGCCCGGGACGGCGAGCTCGCCACGCTGCACGACACGCTCCGCCGGGTGCGCGCCGGCGAGCCGGCCGTCCTGCTGGTCGGCGGCGAGGCCGGCGTCGGCAAGACCCGGCTGGTCGAGGAGTTCACTCGGGGGTTGGCCGGCGAGCCGGTCAGGGTGCTCACCGGCCAGTGCCTGGAGCTCGGCGAGGAGGGCCTGCCCTTCGCGCCGTTCGCGGCGGCCCTGCGCGAGCTGGTCCGCCGCGAGGGGCGCGAGGTGTTCGAGGGGCGGGAGTCCGACTTCGCCCGGCTGCTGCCCGAGCTCGGTCCCGCATCGGCGTTCGGCGAGAGCCATCGCGGGCTGCTCTTCGAGCTGGTCGGGTCGCTGTTCGCCCGGCTGGGCACGGAGCGGCCGGTGGTGCTGGTGCTGGAGGACCTGCACTGGGCCGACCGGTCCACCCGCGACCTGATCGGCTTCCTGGTCCGCTCGGCCCGGGCGCCGCGGCTGATGCTGCTGGGCACCTATCGCACCGACGAGCTGCACCGCGGCCACCCGCTGCGCCCGTTCGTGGCCGAGCTGGAGCGGGTCCGTGGCGTGCAGCGCCTGGAGATCGACCGGCTCGACCGGGAGGGCACCGCCGAGCTGCTCGGCCACCTGATCGGCGGTGAGCCCGAGCCGCAGACGGTCGACGCGGTGAGCCGGCGCGCCCAGGGCATCCCGTTCTTCATCGAGCAGCTGGCCGCCAGCGCCGACCCGGCCTGCTCCGACATCCCGGAGACCCTGCGCGACCTGCTGCTCTCCCGGGTCGACCTGCTGCCCGAGCCGGCCCAGCGGATGCTGCGGGTGGCCGCGGTCGGCGGCACCCGGATCGGCCACGAGCTGATCGCCCAGGTGGCCGGGGTCGACGAGATCACCTGCGAGTCCGCGCTGCGCGTGGTGGTCGCCGCCCAGCTGATCGTCTTCGACCCGGACGGGGGCTATGAGTTCCGCCACGCGCTGGTGCGCGAGGCGGTTCACGACGACCTGTTGCCCGGCGAGCACACCCGCCTGCACGCGCGGTATGCGGAGGCGATCGAGGCCGATCCGCGGCTGGTGCCGGCCGGCCGGGCGGCCGCCGAGATCGCCCACCACTGGCATGCCGCCCACAACCGTCCGCGCGCCCTGGTCGCCGCGAAACGCGCCGCCGACGAGGCGTGCCGCCGGTTCGCCTATGCGGAGCAGGCCCGCCTGCTCGACCGCGTCCTGGAGCTGTGGGAGCAGGTGCCCGAGGCCGCCGAGTTGCTCGGCGCCGGTCACCTCGACCTGCTGGAGGAGACCGCGCTGGTGGCGATCGAGTCCGGCGAGCTGCACCGGGCGCTGAGCCTGACCCGGGCCGCGCTGAGCGACCTGGACGCCGGCGCCGAGCCGTTGCGCACCGCCCGGCTGCTGGTGCGCCGGGCCAAGCTGCTGCGCACCGCCGGCAAGAGCGACGGCTTCGCCGAGACCAAGGAGGCCTACCGGCTGCTCACCGGGTCACCCGACGGGCACACCCGCACCGAGTTGCTCGGCGAGGTGGCCTATCTGTTCGCCAGCATGGACGGCGACGAGGTCCGGCGGATCTGGGAGCAGGTCCGGGCCGCGGTCGACCAGCTCGGCGACGCCTCCGCCCAGGTCTACGCGGAGATCACCAAGGGGCAGGTCTGCGCCGGCTGGACGCCCGCCGCCGACGGGCTGCCGATCCTGCTGGCCGCGGTCGAGCAGGCCCGTGCCTGCGGCGACGACCAGGCACTCTCCCGCGGCCTGGTGAATGTCTCGGACGTCCTGTTCGAGCTGGGGCGTTATGCGGATTCGGCGGAGGCCGCCGCCGAGGGCGTCCCGCACGCGATGCGCTACGGCGTCTCCCGCACCACCGGTGTCTACCTGCTGGCCAACCAGGCCGAGGCGCTGCTGGCGCTGGGCCGCTGGGACGAGGCGGACGCCCGGCTGGCCGAGGCCGCCCGGCAGGACCCGCCCGGCCTGATGGCGCTGCCCTGGCTGCGGTTGCGGGCCCGGCTGCGGCTCGCCCGCGGGCACGCCCGGGCCGAGCAGGTGCTGACCCGGGCGACCGGCATGCTCGGCAAGCCCTATCTACCCTGCGAGAAACGCCTCTGGATGCTGGAGCTGCGGATCCTGGCCGCGCTCGCCGCCGGGGACGCCCCGGCGGCCGTGGCCGCGGCCCGGGTCGCGGTCGGCGACACCGGCCTGCTGGACCGGCCGCGTTATGCCTGGCAGGTGCTGGCCACCGCGGCCCGCGCGGTGAGCCTCGCCCGCGAGCCCGCACCCGGGCAGGGCGTCGCGGTGGACACGGTGGAGCAGCTGGCCGAGCGGATCCGCGCGGCGGCCGCCCGGCTGCCGCGGCGCTATCCGGCCGAGCTGGCCGGCGCCGCGCAGGTCGGGGCCGAGCTGGACGGCGGCGCCGAGCGATGGACCGCGGCGGTGGCCGCGTGGCGGGTCGACGGGCAGCCGTTCGAGCTGGCCACGGCCCTGATCCGGAGCGCCGAGGCGCACGCCGCCGACCGGTCCGCAGCGGCCGCGGCGCTCGCCGAGGGGACCGCGATCGCCACCGGGCTGGGCGCGGCCCCGCTGCTGGAGGCGGCCGAGACGCTGGCCCGGCGGCTCGGGGTGCGCCCGGCGGCGGCCGAGAGCGCGGTGGACGAGGTGCTCACCGCCCGGGAGCGGGAGGTGCTGCACCTGGTCGCCGAGGGGCAGAGCAACGGCCAGATCGCCCAGCGCCTGTTCATCTCACCGAAAACGGCGAGCGTGCACGTCTCCCGCATCATCGCGAAACTCGAGGTCACCAACCGGGTGGAGGCCGCCGCGGTGGCCCGCCGCCTGCACCTGATCGACGACTGA
- the aspS gene encoding aspartate--tRNA(Asn) ligase, translating into MQRILSTELASHPYEKVRVEGWIHRIRRLKSVSFLIVRDAAGLAQVVVTDPAQLTAPEESVVSVTATVTPNEQAPGGVELTGPAIEVLSAVGVPLPFELHRPELTAGLPTQLDHAALALRHPARRAALRISAAAAAGFRAALEAQRFVEIHTPKLVESATESGADVFELDYFGRPAYLAQSPQFYKQMMVGVFERVFEVGPVFRAENSDTARHLTQYTSLDAEMGFIADHRDVMAALTRTLAGMFGEITARTGFAVPEVPAEIPAVHFTEALTIAGAPADEPDLAPAHERALGEWARREHGSEFVYVTGYPMRKRPFYTHPDPADPAYSNGFDLLFRGLEIVTGGQRLHRHADYVAALRATGEPVAAYQGYLDAFRYGLPPHGGWAIGLERLVARLTGATNVREVTAFPRDPHRLAP; encoded by the coding sequence ATGCAACGCATCCTCTCCACCGAACTGGCGTCCCACCCGTACGAAAAGGTCCGGGTCGAGGGCTGGATCCATCGGATCCGCCGGCTCAAATCGGTCTCCTTCCTGATCGTCCGGGACGCGGCCGGGCTCGCCCAGGTGGTGGTGACCGACCCGGCGCAGCTGACCGCGCCGGAGGAGAGCGTCGTCTCGGTGACCGCCACGGTCACGCCGAACGAGCAGGCGCCGGGCGGCGTGGAGCTGACCGGGCCGGCGATCGAGGTGCTCTCCGCGGTGGGCGTACCGTTGCCGTTCGAGCTGCACCGGCCCGAGCTGACCGCGGGTCTGCCCACCCAGCTGGACCACGCCGCGCTCGCTCTCCGTCATCCGGCCCGCAGGGCCGCGCTGCGGATCTCGGCGGCCGCGGCCGCGGGCTTCCGAGCGGCGCTGGAGGCGCAGCGGTTCGTCGAGATCCACACGCCGAAGCTCGTCGAGTCGGCGACCGAGTCCGGCGCGGACGTCTTCGAGCTGGACTACTTCGGGCGGCCCGCCTACCTGGCCCAGTCGCCGCAGTTCTACAAGCAGATGATGGTCGGCGTCTTCGAGCGGGTCTTCGAGGTCGGTCCGGTGTTCCGCGCGGAGAACAGCGACACCGCGCGGCACCTGACCCAGTACACGTCGCTCGACGCGGAGATGGGCTTCATCGCCGACCACCGGGACGTGATGGCGGCGCTGACCCGGACGCTCGCCGGGATGTTCGGCGAGATCACCGCGCGGACCGGGTTCGCGGTGCCGGAGGTGCCGGCCGAGATCCCGGCGGTGCACTTCACCGAGGCGCTGACGATCGCGGGGGCGCCGGCCGATGAGCCGGACCTGGCCCCGGCGCACGAGCGGGCGCTGGGTGAGTGGGCGCGGCGCGAGCACGGCTCCGAGTTCGTCTATGTGACCGGGTACCCGATGCGCAAGCGGCCGTTCTACACCCACCCGGACCCGGCCGACCCGGCGTACTCGAACGGATTCGACCTGCTCTTCCGCGGGTTGGAGATCGTCACCGGCGGGCAGCGCCTACACCGGCACGCCGACTACGTCGCCGCGCTGCGCGCGACGGGCGAACCGGTGGCGGCCTATCAGGGCTATCTGGACGCCTTCCGGTACGGCCTGCCCCCGCACGGCGGCTGGGCCATCGGCCTGGAACGCCTGGTGGCCCGGCTGACCGGCGCCACGAACGTCCGCGAGGTCACCGCGTTCCCGAGGGACCCGCATCGTCTCGCGCCGTAG
- a CDS encoding DUF4191 domain-containing protein, with translation MAKPQEKVSFGERLKQIGQVFSFTAKQDKWFVPLVIGAVAIPIALTVTAVLLGLGLLWIPVGVLVTLLAVLIVLNLRSNTAMMNVAEGQPGAAASLMENMRGDWRVRPAASSTTQFDMVHVVIGRPGVILLAEGNPQRVKALLGQEKKRLSKVIGNAPLYDYVIGSEEGQLPVRKLRTTMLKLPRNLTGKDVNALDKRLGALMARPQMPKGAIPKNMRPGKGAFRQQRPR, from the coding sequence ATGGCAAAACCCCAGGAGAAGGTGTCGTTCGGCGAGCGCCTGAAGCAGATCGGCCAGGTGTTCTCGTTCACCGCGAAACAGGACAAGTGGTTCGTTCCGCTAGTCATCGGCGCGGTGGCGATCCCGATCGCCCTGACCGTGACAGCCGTGCTCCTGGGTCTCGGCCTGCTCTGGATCCCGGTCGGCGTGCTGGTCACCCTGCTCGCCGTGCTGATCGTGCTGAACCTGCGCTCGAACACGGCGATGATGAACGTGGCCGAGGGTCAGCCCGGCGCGGCCGCCTCGCTGATGGAGAACATGCGCGGCGACTGGCGGGTCCGCCCGGCGGCCAGCTCGACCACCCAGTTCGACATGGTGCACGTGGTGATCGGCCGGCCCGGCGTGATCCTGCTCGCCGAGGGCAACCCGCAGCGGGTCAAGGCCCTGCTCGGCCAGGAGAAGAAGCGGCTGTCCAAGGTGATCGGCAACGCGCCGCTCTACGACTACGTGATCGGCAGCGAGGAGGGCCAGCTCCCGGTCCGCAAGCTGCGCACCACGATGCTGAAGCTCCCGCGCAACCTCACCGGCAAGGACGTCAACGCGCTCGACAAGCGGCTCGGCGCGCTGATGGCCCGCCCGCAGATGCCGAAGGGCGCGATCCCCAAGAACATGCGGCCCGGCAAGGGCGCCTTCCGGCAGCAGCGCCCGCGCTGA
- a CDS encoding right-handed parallel beta-helix repeat-containing protein, which translates to MASTLAVPSTYPTIRDALEVAPDGAVVTIAPGTYRERIELQGRRLTLRGTGEPDTVVVDAAGLEGPALAVLGGEVTVEGLALTSGDYPAVSAINARLTVRRTRLAAGYGAGLQATDMSTVEAAEVQVQRGQYGLVFSDSGGTVDSCEIRGVNDDGIIVRLGADPVIRNTTVADCGYRGVYVYQSGRPVLERCDISGTGDAGIVVANSSAPQIRETWVHQTSGSGIVIGAGCTAVVEQCRVEGTAEPKVSVDPRAQATVTLSEGGPAPRAGISDAGGGQDAAEVDRLLTELDSMIGLAGVKNEVRALIDEIQVNEWRRSAGLSVGAASHHLIFTGAPGTGKTTVARIYGQLLKALGVLPNGRFREVSRRDLVGQYIGHTAEKTTSVFEEAMGGVLFIDEAYTLSRAGGASADFGQEAIDTLVKLMEDHRDQVAVIVAGYTQEMLDFLDANSGLASRFAKTLEFENYGPDELVLIATRIAKNDDYVFADGLTEALYEHFSQIERDRNFGNAREARKLLEGMRKAQSGRLRSIGRMPSRDDLTTLVIDDLLTAIR; encoded by the coding sequence GTGGCCAGCACCCTCGCTGTCCCCAGCACATACCCGACCATCCGCGACGCGCTCGAGGTGGCGCCGGACGGCGCGGTCGTCACCATCGCCCCCGGGACCTACCGGGAGCGGATCGAGCTCCAGGGCCGGCGGCTGACCCTGCGCGGCACCGGGGAGCCGGACACCGTCGTGGTGGACGCGGCCGGGCTGGAGGGGCCGGCGCTGGCCGTGCTCGGTGGCGAGGTGACCGTCGAGGGCCTGGCTCTGACCTCCGGCGACTACCCCGCGGTCTCGGCGATCAACGCCCGGCTGACGGTCCGCAGGACCCGGCTCGCCGCCGGTTACGGCGCCGGGCTCCAGGCCACCGACATGTCCACCGTGGAGGCCGCCGAGGTGCAGGTCCAGCGCGGGCAGTACGGCCTGGTCTTCTCCGACTCGGGCGGCACCGTGGACTCCTGCGAGATCCGCGGGGTGAACGACGACGGCATCATCGTCCGGCTCGGCGCCGACCCGGTGATCCGCAACACCACGGTCGCCGACTGCGGATATCGCGGGGTCTACGTCTACCAGTCCGGCCGCCCGGTGCTCGAGCGCTGCGACATCTCCGGCACCGGCGACGCCGGCATCGTGGTGGCCAACAGCAGCGCCCCGCAGATCCGGGAGACCTGGGTGCACCAGACCAGTGGCTCCGGCATCGTGATCGGCGCCGGCTGCACCGCGGTCGTCGAGCAGTGCCGGGTGGAGGGCACCGCCGAGCCCAAGGTGAGCGTCGACCCGCGGGCGCAGGCCACGGTCACCCTCTCCGAGGGCGGTCCGGCGCCGCGGGCCGGGATCAGCGACGCCGGCGGCGGCCAGGACGCCGCCGAGGTGGACCGGTTGCTCACCGAGCTCGACTCGATGATCGGCCTGGCCGGCGTGAAGAACGAGGTCCGCGCCCTGATCGACGAGATCCAGGTGAACGAGTGGCGGCGCAGCGCCGGGCTCTCGGTGGGCGCGGCCAGCCACCACCTGATCTTCACCGGCGCCCCGGGTACCGGTAAGACGACGGTGGCCCGGATCTACGGCCAGCTGCTCAAGGCGCTCGGCGTGCTGCCCAACGGCCGGTTCCGCGAGGTGTCCCGGCGTGACCTGGTCGGGCAGTACATCGGGCACACCGCGGAGAAGACCACGTCGGTGTTCGAGGAGGCGATGGGCGGGGTGCTGTTCATCGACGAGGCGTACACGCTGTCCCGGGCCGGCGGGGCCAGCGCCGACTTCGGCCAGGAGGCGATCGACACCCTGGTCAAGCTGATGGAGGACCACCGCGACCAGGTCGCCGTGATCGTCGCCGGGTACACCCAGGAGATGCTCGACTTCCTGGACGCCAACTCGGGTCTGGCCTCCCGGTTCGCCAAGACCCTCGAATTCGAGAACTACGGCCCGGACGAGCTGGTCCTGATCGCCACCCGGATCGCCAAGAACGACGACTACGTGTTCGCCGACGGCCTCACCGAGGCGCTCTACGAGCACTTCTCGCAGATCGAGCGGGACCGCAACTTCGGTAACGCGCGCGAGGCCCGCAAGCTGCTGGAGGGCATGCGCAAGGCGCAGTCCGGCCGGCTGCGCTCGATCGGCCGGATGCCCAGCCGGGACGATCTGACCACGCTGGTCATCGACGACCTGCTGACAGCGATCCGCTGA
- a CDS encoding type VII secretion protein EccE, with translation MNPEGYPGQAAPPQAHATAAATPLRRVTAQARGSVPVPAAPAAAPVPQRQPTPSPSPAGAAADAGVRAIPRRGQVGPLSLTQIVVAELSVLATVAAAIQGPLAALVVGAIGLVLIVIFFARQQGRWWLEHRQVSRAHGRRRAAALETGSGPVLAALRTIAPGLAIRDMTAQDGARAGVAKDEAGWFSVVALTPTAPMHHDGAPIPLDALVSVLAATEQPGVVLELVTHTVPAPSPDVHASSPAGSSYRQLVESLSPEPVPAHRESTISVRVDARVLAEALYDHTADLEAAAALVAGLGRKVATSLRRVGIGCRVLDADELLAVLARSCDVEAGALTEGSQVDEDWTHWRSARLVHRTYWLKTWPTSAGEIGSLFAWAATAPAAQTSVALVLNAAADGDDVAVRAFIRLATRPDADLGALDRVLVDGVRRVGAELQPLDGEHGPAVYATAPTGGGAG, from the coding sequence ATGAACCCTGAGGGTTACCCGGGGCAGGCGGCGCCTCCGCAGGCTCACGCGACCGCCGCGGCCACCCCGTTGCGCCGGGTCACCGCCCAGGCCCGGGGCAGCGTTCCGGTGCCGGCCGCGCCCGCCGCCGCGCCGGTGCCGCAGCGGCAGCCGACGCCCTCGCCGAGCCCGGCCGGCGCGGCCGCCGACGCCGGGGTCCGGGCGATCCCGCGCCGCGGCCAGGTGGGCCCGCTCAGCCTCACCCAGATCGTGGTCGCCGAGCTGTCCGTGCTGGCCACCGTGGCGGCGGCGATCCAGGGGCCGCTGGCCGCGCTGGTCGTCGGCGCGATCGGGCTGGTCCTGATCGTGATCTTCTTCGCCCGGCAGCAGGGCCGCTGGTGGCTGGAGCACCGGCAGGTCTCCCGGGCGCACGGCCGGCGCCGGGCCGCCGCGCTGGAGACCGGCAGTGGCCCGGTCCTGGCCGCGCTGCGCACCATCGCGCCTGGTCTCGCGATCCGCGACATGACCGCGCAGGACGGGGCGAGAGCCGGGGTGGCCAAGGACGAGGCCGGCTGGTTCAGCGTGGTCGCGCTCACCCCGACCGCCCCGATGCACCACGACGGCGCCCCGATCCCGCTGGACGCGCTGGTCAGCGTGCTCGCCGCGACCGAGCAGCCGGGCGTGGTGCTGGAGCTGGTCACGCACACCGTGCCGGCGCCCAGCCCCGACGTGCACGCCTCGTCGCCGGCCGGCTCGTCCTACCGGCAGCTGGTCGAGTCGCTCAGCCCGGAGCCGGTCCCGGCGCACCGCGAGTCCACGATCAGCGTCCGGGTGGACGCCCGGGTGCTCGCCGAGGCGCTCTACGATCACACCGCCGACCTGGAGGCGGCCGCCGCGCTGGTGGCCGGCCTGGGCCGCAAGGTGGCGACCAGCCTGCGCCGGGTCGGGATCGGCTGCCGGGTGCTGGACGCCGACGAGCTGCTGGCCGTGCTGGCCCGGTCCTGCGACGTCGAGGCCGGCGCGCTGACCGAGGGCTCGCAGGTGGACGAGGACTGGACGCACTGGCGGTCGGCCCGCCTGGTCCACCGGACGTATTGGTTGAAGACCTGGCCGACGTCGGCCGGCGAGATCGGCTCGCTGTTCGCCTGGGCGGCCACCGCGCCGGCCGCGCAGACCAGCGTGGCCCTGGTGCTGAACGCGGCCGCCGACGGGGACGACGTGGCGGTGCGGGCCTTCATCCGGCTGGCCACCCGGCCCGACGCCGACCTGGGCGCGCTCGACCGGGTGCTGGTCGACGGGGTCCGGCGGGTCGGGGCGGAGCTCCAGCCGCTGGACGGGGAGCACGGGCCGGCGGTCTATGCCACGGCACCGACCGGAGGTGGGGCGGGATGA